Part of the Romeriopsis navalis LEGE 11480 genome, TGCTGTGAAAAGCGGATGGCACATTCGTCAATTGATCGACTTTTGACGGCTATTGGTGATAGTTAATATTGGCCAATGGTCGTGCTTGTTTAATTTAACTGTGTGTACCGATGAAATTATTTCTTGGCTCGATCGTGGCGGGGTCTAGCTTATTTTTAATGGGGCTTGGCATCGCGGATGGTGCGATGGCTGCGAATCCAAAGCACGTTGCCCGGTTGCTGAAAACTAATCAATGTCCGTTATGTGATTTGCAGAATGCCGATCTTGAAGCGGCCAATTTGTATGGGGCCAATTTAGTCGGTGCGAATTTGTCAGGGGCAAATCTGCGAGGTGCAAATTTAGGTGCCGTTAATCTTGCCGATGCAAACTTGACGAATGCCAATCTCGATCGGGCCTATTTGCGGCAAGTGACATTTGAAGATGCAAATTTTCAAGGCGCAACGCTCACCAACGCTTATTTGAAAGGCGCTGATCTGAACCGTGTTAATTTGATCGGGGCAAAGTTGCAAAATGCCAATCTGAGCCGGACTAACTTGGTTCAGACCCAGTTAAAGAATGCTGACTTGTCGCAGGCAAACTTAGCTGGAGCTTTTATCACTGGCGTAACTGTACCGCCAGATTTTGGGCGGTTGAGTCAAGCCCCAGGGCAAATTCGGACATCGCTTTGCGAGCGGGATACAAAGCCCACTGAGCAAGAACTGGCAAGTGCGAAAAAAGCTGGATTTGAGTTGAGCTTTGCGAATTTAGCGGGTGTGAACTTTCGCGGTGCAAACCTGCGCGGTGCGGTCTTAGTGGCTGGGAATTTGCGCCGCGTCGATTTACGTGATGCCGATTTGACCAATGCTTGTTTGAATTTGGCGGATTTGACTGAGGCCAAGCTGGATCGAGCGAATCTGAAAGATGCCAAACTTCAAGCAACTTTGTTTGAACGGGCGAGTTTGCAGGATGTTCAGAATGCTGATTTGAGTTTGGCTTATCGCAGTAC contains:
- a CDS encoding pentapeptide repeat-containing protein yields the protein MKLFLGSIVAGSSLFLMGLGIADGAMAANPKHVARLLKTNQCPLCDLQNADLEAANLYGANLVGANLSGANLRGANLGAVNLADANLTNANLDRAYLRQVTFEDANFQGATLTNAYLKGADLNRVNLIGAKLQNANLSRTNLVQTQLKNADLSQANLAGAFITGVTVPPDFGRLSQAPGQIRTSLCERDTKPTEQELASAKKAGFELSFANLAGVNFRGANLRGAVLVAGNLRRVDLRDADLTNACLNLADLTEAKLDRANLKDAKLQATLFERASLQDVQNADLSLAYRSTADAKRVPIEAQTKRVTVALARAQQKFQIEKIQFAKSIKELGVPTSSFTKEYDYKVIPGGSVKDQVMVVAQPKKSGYRSFIGVVAVVVNTQTQAARPSAVLCESEKPTQKLPLFPKLKAGEKPTCPTGYKAISR